The following proteins are co-located in the Candidatus Cloacimonas sp. genome:
- a CDS encoding Rrf2 family transcriptional regulator codes for MAVNTRTEYALRALLEIADSKQMAISAQSICQKQSLPKKYIERLLSNLKTANLIQSSSGAKGGYLLSRNPAEITFADIIKSVQDESLDPTCNLNSQRFCPQDKCPLSGFFATIGSRIESILSEYTLADIYNAWKGGK; via the coding sequence ATGGCAGTTAATACCAGGACGGAATATGCGTTAAGAGCTTTGCTGGAAATAGCAGACAGCAAACAAATGGCAATTAGCGCGCAAAGTATATGCCAAAAGCAATCTCTGCCCAAAAAATACATAGAGCGTTTATTGAGCAACTTAAAGACGGCAAATTTGATCCAAAGCAGTTCCGGAGCCAAAGGTGGTTATTTACTAAGTAGAAATCCGGCGGAAATTACTTTTGCCGATATTATCAAATCAGTTCAGGATGAATCCTTAGATCCTACTTGTAATCTTAATTCCCAGAGGTTTTGTCCCCAAGATAAATGTCCTTTGAGCGGGTTTTTTGCCACCATCGGAAGCCGGATTGAAAGCATTCTAAGCGAATATACGCTTGCGGATATTTATAATGCCTGGAAAGGAGGAAAATAA